A region of the Haematobia irritans isolate KBUSLIRL chromosome 5, ASM5000362v1, whole genome shotgun sequence genome:
ctgagggtttcaaagcttctctaagtggtttcactgcaatgtgtaacgccgttcggactcggctataaaaaggagcttaacatggaatcgggcagcactcagtgataagagagaagttcaccaatgtggtatcacaatggactgaatagtctaagttagcctgatacatcgggctgccacctaacctaacctaaccataataccctgttccacagtgtggcgcagggtataaaaaaataataaactaagATTTCGGTAATCGCAAAAGGCGACAGTCGTATATTTCCCATTTTAAAAAGAttattatacgaaatttttgccAGCCGTAGTATTTTATATAGGaagcaaaaaaatctaattgagATAGCCACTCAATATAATAAAGGCTTTTAAGACGACACCAATTACGATATCGACAGTAAATTTAATTCGATAACGATAGATGTAATTTGGGGCTACCGACtgattacattttgagaatggaaaaaagttaatttataaTCATTTATAAACAGAGATTTACACTACGTTGAACATCACCCTGGGGATTATATCGGATTAAAGAACTTTTAAATTTCcttgatttttttctaaaaaactttactactccaaacatttttttttatattatgtaataaatataaatatatttatccttattatatatttgtatattgattgttttcatttattgaaCATTTGTCTGTGCTTTTAATCTACTATAATTTTGCAACAACAATtacattcatttttattttttaagttttctctatatatattttcttgtGAATTTCGAGTGCACTTTTCATAGTTTTGTGGTGTACATTTatgtatttaataaaaatattatataatcattttcattatggaatattttaaataaattctctTAATCAACATACATTACGCATCTGTCTGTATAGCAATAGTATACcaacttaaaattttgagatttcaaaaataattcataccttttggaaataaattaaaaccaagatttaaatattgattgcatttttttttttaattaatcaatattttggtatttttaccacataagtgaaattttcaattagtaTACTATTTTGAAACAAgggcaatttatttttatatatataatacacATATAATTGTGTACATCATAATGTTGTATATATGGATGTAATTTAATGTTGATCAAACAATTAAGTATCAATTATTATATAGAATGGAAACGGGATATTtgagaattataatttttatatctacTAATTaaccaaattgacaaaattaaattaagtgaacatattataaatgccataatatataaaaaatatataaaaaagaaacataTGTTTtgaaggaaatgaaattttacaattaaaagGAATGAAAAGAGTAGAGTAGCGCATGTGACATGATATGAAGTGACACATTTACTAAAAATGAGTAGACATGTTGAGAGAGAGCTAACATTGGAGAATTCTTTCTTTCTGTACGTCGTCAGTGATGTGTCGTCGAAACTTATGAtgatattgtttatttatttatgtattatcCTTAATGACACACCGCCAAACAGCTTAATTAAATTGTTCTGGCATTACATAAGAGATATCATCCCAAGGATGACGGTATAGGCCTTGTTTCAAACGCTTCTGATCCATAAAGTGACCAATAAAACCTATGCTGCGACCCAAGACAAATAGAGAATTGATTGCTCCAATATTAATGTATTCCTGAGCCTCCTCACTAAAATGGAAAACACAAGAGATTAGTCGATGAGAATATTCACAATATTCGTATCATTGCATACCTAGTGAAGGAACCACAATTAcgcaacatatcaacaaatgatGTAGCTATAACACCATCAACGTTTAAGATTAAATTAGGTTTTTTGCTTGTGGTAATCTTTTCCACTTCCAGAGCATATTTTAATAATGGACATGAGGGGAAATTGTCTATGACGAATTCCTTGATGATTTTAACACGAACATCGGGATTATTAATAGATTTAACACGATGACCAATACCCATAATCAGTTGGCCATCCTTACGCATTTGGTTAACAAAGTCCATAGGatgtaaatttttatcataGGCTTCGGAAAATTGGCGGGCTGCACCATCCAAGGCACCACCGAAACGATCACCctataagcaaaacaaaaatgcaaataaaaatctgAAATTTTCTTACACACTCGTTGATATTCTTACAATCGTCAAGAGACCGCTGACAACAGAAGACACAAGATCTTTTCCAGCACGAGCACAAACAATTGTGTTGTGAGCTCCAGATACAGCGGGTCCATGATCAGCTGTAACCATTAGGCACATTTCGAAGAATTTGCATACGTATGGAGGCAGGCAACGTTGGAACCACAACAATGAAATAACACCACCAATGCCTACATCCTTGTTCAATACTTCACTAATTGGCATGCCGGCATAAATCAATTCTTGACCTCTTTCATCACAAATTGAGGTCATGAAACTGGCTGGCTTGCGAATCAAACCCAATTCACGGGCCCAAGCATAATCCATAGGAACGGTGGGTGGTGGTACTTCCTCACATGGTACGATACGTCCCGACTTCACTAATTCAGCATACACATGTTGTACTAACTCGCCCAAAGAATCGAAAGAATCTGGAACGTAAGCGCCAGCTTCACGTAATGCTTTATTTTTCGCGGTGGCTGTTTCGCGATCGGAATTGGCACACGATCCAGCATGACCAAATTGCACCTCTGAGGTAAACATGGAAGCACAGGTACCAATACACCAAGCGACCAAAGGCTTAGTAATACGACCAtcctttaaggcagcacaaactTCATATTCTTCAGTGCCACCTACTTCACCCAAAAGGACTATGAGTTTTGCATCGGGATCAGCTTGATAACGCATAATGTGATCCATAAATGTGGTGCCGGGATAACGATCTCCACCGATGGCAATGCCTTCCAAGACGCCATCAGTTGCTTTGGAGATGATATTGTTCAATTCGTTGGACATACCACCAGATCTTGAGACATAAGCAACACTTCCGGGTCTGTAGAGTTTCGAATGAAGAATATTGTCCAACATACCACCAGTGTTACCAATTTTGAAGCAACCTGGCTTAACACCACCCACTGTGGCTGGACCAATGATAGCAACACCTTTTTTGTTGGCAGCCAATATCATTTTACGTGTCATATTCTCTGGGATACCTTCAGCGATGATGGCAACAGTACGAATCTGTGGGAATTCCAATACTTCCAAGGTTGACTCATATGCGGAACGTAGAGAGGCGAAATTGACCATAACATCGACTTCTTTGTGTTTGGTAATGGCATCGGACATTTTTTTGTAGACTGGAATAAGAATTTCCTTGTGACCCCAGTAGAATTTCTGCTTGTGATCCCCGGTGAAGGGATAGACCATGGCAACAACTGATGGTTCATCACGTCTAGTAGgggaaataaaacaaatgttaaCATTGGTATtgtcaataaaatgttttttactcATTGTGGAAAAAATTCGACGACTAAAATTATctagtttcctttaaaaatattttacaaaaattctatagaaagtaaatctcaaaaaaatttcttttctatgggaaattttgtcaacatttcgttgctatagaaaattttgtcaaaatttctttgctataggaaattttgtcaaaatttctttgctataggaaattttgtcaaaatttcatttctatatgaaatgttgtcaaaatttcatttctgtatgaagttttgtcaaaatttcattcccatgggaaatcttgtaaaaatttcatttccataggaaatcttgtaaaaacataatttatataggaaattttctcaaaagttcatttcgataggaaattttctcaaaagttcatttctataagaaattttcctaaaatttcatttctataggaaaatttctcaagatttcatttctataggaaattttgtcacaatttcatttttatagaaaatttttgcaaaatttcatttttataggaaattttcttaaaattttatttttaaaggtatttttttttaaatttatttctataggaaattttctcaaaatttcctatatataggaaatttttgcaaaatttcatttctaaaggaaattttgtcgaaatttcatttctataggaaagtttgtcaaaatttcatttctataggaaattttgtcaaaattttatttctataggaaattttgttaaaatttaatttctataggaaattttgtcaaaatttctttctataggaaattctgtcaaaatttcatttctataggaaattctgtcaaaatttcatttctatagtaaattttgtcaaaatttctttgctataaaaaatgttgtcaaaatttctttctatagaaaattctgtcaaaatttcatttttataggaaatttttgcaaaattgcatttcaataggaaatttttgcaaaatttcatttcaatagga
Encoded here:
- the ATPCL gene encoding ATP-citrate synthase isoform X3: MSAKAICEATGKDILNRHLNQNGAGFQTCRFATVNKNTDWSQLAVQQPWLLNTPLVVKPDQLIKRRGKLGLVGVKKTFDEVRQWISERMDKDQKIGNAVGKLRNFIIEPFVPHTDAEEMYVCIYSHRTADTILFYHQGGVDIGDVDAKALKLDVPVSADLSLADINSKLLTHVPAAKKERVAKFVYALYKTYVDLYFTYLEINPLVVTNTELYILDLAAKLDSTADFICRPKWGDIDYPPPFGRDAYPEEAYIADLDAKSGASLKLTILNRNGRIWTMVAGGGASVIYSDTICDLGGSTELANYGEYSGAPSEQQTYEYAKTILNLMTSSPKHPEGKVLITGGGIANFTNVAATFRGIITALREFQPKLVEHNVSIFVRRAGPNYQEGLRKMREFGSTLGIPLHVFGPETHMTAICGMALGKRPIPTAANAEFATANFLLPGGQNAQPELRNLTGDTGNADDVKFSNNVAAHGGVNVTRKFFTNKTKAIVWGMQQRAVQSMLDFDFICRRDEPSVVAMVYPFTGDHKQKFYWGHKEILIPVYKKMSDAITKHKEVDVMVNFASLRSAYESTLEVLEFPQIRTVAIIAEGIPENMTRKMILAANKKGVAIIGPATVGGVKPGCFKIGNTGGMLDNILHSKLYRPGSVAYVSRSGGMSNELNNIISKATDGVLEGIAIGGDRYPGTTFMDHIMRYQADPDAKLIVLLGEVGGTEEYEVCAALKDGRITKPLVAWCIGTCASMFTSEVQFGHAGSCANSDRETATAKNKALREAGAYVPDSFDSLGELVQHVYAELVKSGRIVPCEEVPPPTVPMDYAWARELGLIRKPASFMTSICDERGQELIYAGMPISEVLNKDVGIGGVISLLWFQRCLPPYVCKFFEMCLMVTADHGPAVSGAHNTIVCARAGKDLVSSVVSGLLTIGDRFGGALDGAARQFSEAYDKNLHPMDFVNQMRKDGQLIMGIGHRVKSINNPDVRVKIIKEFVIDNFPSCPLLKYALEVEKITTSKKPNLILNVDGVIATSFVDMLRNCGSFTSEEAQEYINIGAINSLFVLGRSIGFIGHFMDQKRLKQGLYRHPWDDISYVMPEQFN
- the ATPCL gene encoding ATP-citrate synthase isoform X2, which produces MSAKAICEATGKDILNRHLNQNGAGFQTCRFATVNKNTDWSQLAVQQPWLLNTPLVVKPDQLIKRRGKLGLVGVKKTFDEVRQWISERMDKDQKIGNAVGKLRNFIIEPFVPHTDAEEMYVCIYSHRTADTILFYHQGGVDIGDVDAKALKLDVPVSADLSLADINSKLLTHVPAAKKERVAKFVYALYKTYVDLYFTYLEINPLVVTNTELYILDLAAKLDSTADFICRPKWGDIDYPPPFGRDAYPEEAYIADLDAKSGASLKLTILNRNGRIWTMVAGGGASVIYSDTICDLGGSTELANYGEYSGAPSEQQTYEYAKTILNLMTSSPKHPEGKVLITGGGIANFTNVAATFRGIITALREFQPKLVEHNVSIFVRRAGPNYQEGLRKMREFGSTLGIPLHVFGPETHMTAICGMALGKRPIPTAANAEFATANFLLPGGQNAQPELRNLTGDTGNGSPQQSIKLPPISADDVKFSNNVAAHGGVNVTRKFFTNKTKAIVWGMQQRAVQSMLDFDFICRRDEPSVVAMVYPFTGDHKQKFYWGHKEILIPVYKKMSDAITKHKEVDVMVNFASLRSAYESTLEVLEFPQIRTVAIIAEGIPENMTRKMILAANKKGVAIIGPATVGGVKPGCFKIGNTGGMLDNILHSKLYRPGSVAYVSRSGGMSNELNNIISKATDGVLEGIAIGGDRYPGTTFMDHIMRYQADPDAKLIVLLGEVGGTEEYEVCAALKDGRITKPLVAWCIGTCASMFTSEVQFGHAGSCANSDRETATAKNKALREAGAYVPDSFDSLGELVQHVYAELVKSGRIVPCEEVPPPTVPMDYAWARELGLIRKPASFMTSICDERGQELIYAGMPISEVLNKDVGIGGVISLLWFQRCLPPYVCKFFEMCLMVTADHGPAVSGAHNTIVCARAGKDLVSSVVSGLLTIGDRFGGALDGAARQFSEAYDKNLHPMDFVNQMRKDGQLIMGIGHRVKSINNPDVRVKIIKEFVIDNFPSCPLLKYALEVEKITTSKKPNLILNVDGVIATSFVDMLRNCGSFTSEEAQEYINIGAINSLFVLGRSIGFIGHFMDQKRLKQGLYRHPWDDISYVMPEQFN
- the ATPCL gene encoding ATP-citrate synthase isoform X1, which codes for MSAKAICEATGKDILNRHLNQNGAGFQTCRFATVNKNTDWSQLAVQQPWLLNTPLVVKPDQLIKRRGKLGLVGVKKTFDEVRQWISERMDKDQKIGNAVGKLRNFIIEPFVPHTDAEEMYVCIYSHRTADTILFYHQGGVDIGDVDAKALKLDVPVSADLSLADINSKLLTHVPAAKKERVAKFVYALYKTYVDLYFTYLEINPLVVTNTELYILDLAAKLDSTADFICRPKWGDIDYPPPFGRDAYPEEAYIADLDAKSGASLKLTILNRNGRIWTMVAGGGASVIYSDTICDLGGSTELANYGEYSGAPSEQQTYEYAKTILNLMTSSPKHPEGKVLITGGGIANFTNVAATFRGIITALREFQPKLVEHNVSIFVRRAGPNYQEGLRKMREFGSTLGIPLHVFGPETHMTAICGMALGKRPIPTAANAEFATANFLLPGGQNAQPELRNLTGDTGNGIGSPQQSIKLPPISADDVKFSNNVAAHGGVNVTRKFFTNKTKAIVWGMQQRAVQSMLDFDFICRRDEPSVVAMVYPFTGDHKQKFYWGHKEILIPVYKKMSDAITKHKEVDVMVNFASLRSAYESTLEVLEFPQIRTVAIIAEGIPENMTRKMILAANKKGVAIIGPATVGGVKPGCFKIGNTGGMLDNILHSKLYRPGSVAYVSRSGGMSNELNNIISKATDGVLEGIAIGGDRYPGTTFMDHIMRYQADPDAKLIVLLGEVGGTEEYEVCAALKDGRITKPLVAWCIGTCASMFTSEVQFGHAGSCANSDRETATAKNKALREAGAYVPDSFDSLGELVQHVYAELVKSGRIVPCEEVPPPTVPMDYAWARELGLIRKPASFMTSICDERGQELIYAGMPISEVLNKDVGIGGVISLLWFQRCLPPYVCKFFEMCLMVTADHGPAVSGAHNTIVCARAGKDLVSSVVSGLLTIGDRFGGALDGAARQFSEAYDKNLHPMDFVNQMRKDGQLIMGIGHRVKSINNPDVRVKIIKEFVIDNFPSCPLLKYALEVEKITTSKKPNLILNVDGVIATSFVDMLRNCGSFTSEEAQEYINIGAINSLFVLGRSIGFIGHFMDQKRLKQGLYRHPWDDISYVMPEQFN
- the ATPCL gene encoding ATP-citrate synthase isoform X4, which produces MSAKAICEATGKDILNRHLNQNGAGFQTCRFATVNKNTDWSQLAVQQPWLLNTPLVVKPDQLIKRRGKLGLVGVKKTFDEVRQWISERMDKDQKIGNAVGKLRNFIIEPFVPHTDAEEMYVCIYSHRTADTILFYHQGGVDIGDVDAKALKLDVPVSADLSLADINSKLLTHVPAAKKERVAKFVYALYKTYVDLYFTYLEINPLVVTNTELYILDLAAKLDSTADFICRPKWGDIDYPPPFGRDAYPEEAYIADLDAKSGASLKLTILNRNGRIWTMVAGGGASVIYSDTICDLGGSTELANYGEYSGAPSEQQTYEYAKTILNLMTSSPKHPEGKVLITGGGIANFTNVAATFRGIITALREFQPKLVEHNVSIFVRRAGPNYQEGLRKMREFGSTLGIPLHVFGPETHMTAICGMALGKRPIPTAANAEFATANFLLPGGQNAQPELRNLTGDTGNDDVKFSNNVAAHGGVNVTRKFFTNKTKAIVWGMQQRAVQSMLDFDFICRRDEPSVVAMVYPFTGDHKQKFYWGHKEILIPVYKKMSDAITKHKEVDVMVNFASLRSAYESTLEVLEFPQIRTVAIIAEGIPENMTRKMILAANKKGVAIIGPATVGGVKPGCFKIGNTGGMLDNILHSKLYRPGSVAYVSRSGGMSNELNNIISKATDGVLEGIAIGGDRYPGTTFMDHIMRYQADPDAKLIVLLGEVGGTEEYEVCAALKDGRITKPLVAWCIGTCASMFTSEVQFGHAGSCANSDRETATAKNKALREAGAYVPDSFDSLGELVQHVYAELVKSGRIVPCEEVPPPTVPMDYAWARELGLIRKPASFMTSICDERGQELIYAGMPISEVLNKDVGIGGVISLLWFQRCLPPYVCKFFEMCLMVTADHGPAVSGAHNTIVCARAGKDLVSSVVSGLLTIGDRFGGALDGAARQFSEAYDKNLHPMDFVNQMRKDGQLIMGIGHRVKSINNPDVRVKIIKEFVIDNFPSCPLLKYALEVEKITTSKKPNLILNVDGVIATSFVDMLRNCGSFTSEEAQEYINIGAINSLFVLGRSIGFIGHFMDQKRLKQGLYRHPWDDISYVMPEQFN